One window of the Ureibacillus sp. FSL W7-1570 genome contains the following:
- a CDS encoding nucleotidyltransferase domain-containing protein has protein sequence MHKLFENIVARLREIERKYQVIVLYAVESGSRAWGLASKTSDYDVRFIYVHPVDWYLTIDPQGMGKKWDVIELPIEDHLDISGWEITKALRLFRKSNPAILEWMRSGEVYLQQTGFISGLRLLEKEVFNPQSMLFHYIKITKNNWSSLHGKDVKIKNYLNAFRSLLAGKWIVQFHEIPPLNFQPLIEHAHLPKQLKKELEHLAEVKICGEQDAVHPIPCLNDYIEKELNFLIEAAGTWHGEKKDPTAQLDELFRMTLKEAWGEF, from the coding sequence GTGCATAAATTGTTTGAAAACATTGTCGCCCGATTAAGGGAGATTGAGCGGAAATACCAGGTAATAGTGTTATATGCCGTTGAATCCGGCAGCAGAGCTTGGGGGTTGGCGTCAAAAACCAGTGATTATGATGTGCGTTTTATTTATGTGCATCCGGTGGATTGGTATCTTACCATCGATCCTCAAGGAATGGGGAAAAAATGGGATGTAATTGAGCTGCCAATAGAGGATCATCTCGATATTAGCGGTTGGGAAATAACGAAAGCATTAAGGCTGTTTCGAAAAAGCAATCCCGCCATATTGGAATGGATGAGAAGCGGTGAAGTTTACTTGCAGCAAACGGGTTTTATTTCCGGGCTGCGCTTATTGGAGAAAGAGGTGTTTAACCCTCAATCGATGCTTTTCCATTACATAAAAATAACGAAAAACAATTGGTCTTCACTCCATGGAAAGGATGTGAAGATAAAAAATTACTTGAATGCTTTTCGGTCCTTGTTGGCCGGCAAATGGATTGTACAATTTCATGAAATTCCACCGCTGAATTTTCAACCGTTGATTGAACATGCGCATCTGCCTAAACAGTTGAAAAAGGAACTGGAGCATTTGGCGGAAGTGAAAATTTGCGGTGAGCAGGATGCAGTCCATCCGATTCCCTGTCTGAATGATTATATAGAGAAAGAATTGAATTTCTTGATTGAAGCAGCCGGAACATGGCATGGAGAGAAAAAGGATCCGACAGCCCAACTGGATGAATTATTCCGAATGACATTAAAAGAGGCATGGGGCGAATTTTAA